The genomic DNA ATCATCTGGTAAAGAGGAAAGTAAAATACATGATGGTTGATTAGATTCTAATGAATTGGAAAAATTTTATAAATGAGCTCAAGAAAAAACAAATAACGAGGGTATTGAAGCAAATCCATTTATTAAACTTGCAGATAATTTAGATAAAATAACTAGTTCAGAGTCAACTGCAAAACAAAGATATCTATCAAAAGTATTAAGAGATGCAAAAATGACTTATAATTTCTTTAAAAGTATTAATTATGTAAATGCTACTACTAGAAATAATTTAGACTCAGTACCATTTTTATCAACGATATACACAGCAACTTATTTAATTGAGGGATTTGAAATTACTCCTTCTGGGGAAATGAAATTAGGAGAATTTTATGACTCAAAAATTCCTAAGGATGGAGTTAAAGCTTCAAATAATGATATTGAAAAAATAGAACATTATCAGGAATTTTGAAGAAATAAAGATAATAAAGGATATAGTGGAAGTTATTGAATAGAACATTATTTTGATTTTGCAAAAGGATACTGAAATTAATTATGGCAAAAATTGGTATTGATATTATTGAAAATGAAAGAATAACTTTAAATGAGAATTTTCTAAAAAAATTTTTACATAAAGAAGAGATAAATTTACTTAATAATCTTGAAAGTAATGAAGCTAAATTACAATTTGCATCGGGGAGATGAGCAGCTAAAGAAGCGCTTACTAAATGCATAGAAAAACCATTAAAGATTAATGAAATAAATATTATTTATAGAAATAATAAACCTATTATAGAAAATAAAGAATTTAAAAATATTGAATTATCTATTAGTCATGAAAAAAAATACTCCGTTGCAGTAGTTTTGAATTTGTAATAAAAAGATCAAATAATATATAATTAGTAATAATCATAATTTCAAATATTATATTGAGATATTTTTAGCGGTCTTTTTAAAAAATATAGAAGTAAAATTAATTTTAATAATCTATAAAATTAATAAAAAATAAACAAGATAATATCAAGTAAATTTTTTTACTCTGATAAATATAATTATTATTTAAATAAAAGTTAGTCATAACTAATTAATTATAATTGACCATTTATTATCTATTAAAACATAATTCTGATAAAAGCTTATTAATGGCATATATTAAAAAATTTAACCATATATATAACTGAATATAATCCTCTATGTATAGAGTTAGAATAAAAAAATTCTAATATAATCTATATAGAAGAGGATTTTTTATATGGCAAATTTTAAAGGAAATAAATCTAATATGGTATCTTTGGAAACTAAAATAGAAGTTGCAAAGGATTGAGCAATTAATCAACAAAGTTGAAAGAAATTAGCAAAAAAACATAATGTCTCATATTCTGCTGCAAGAAAATGAGCTTTAGGATATGAAGAATATGGAATTGAATATCTCAAGAAGATTTCTTCAAGAAAGGGACAAACCGCAGGAATTAAAAAAATTGATATAGAGTTAAAAAATAGCCCATTTAAAAAAGAGATTATGGAACTTAAAAAGAAAAATAAACTTTTAGAAATGGAGAATGAGATACTAAAAAAGTTCAATCAATTCCTGGAGGATTCAGAAAAAAACAGCAATTAAAGTATAACTATATTGAGAAAAATAAATCTAATTGACCAATTATTTTTTTATGTAAAGCACTTAAAACAACACAATCAAGTTATTACAGGTGAGTAAAAAAAGAAAAACCTACATTTAATTATAAGTTTGATGAGGCTTTAGCCGATTATATTTTAGAGATATTTAATTATTATAATCATATTTATGGTTATCCTAGAATCAATATAATTTTAAAGCGTTTTTATAATATCAATGTTTCAAATAAATTAGTTTATAAATATATGAAGCTTTTAGGACTGAGATCAAAAATTACAATAAAGAAAAGTATAAAACCAAAAGAGATTAAAGTTAGAAATTCTAAATACCCTAATATTGTTAATAGGCAATGAAATAGTTTTGATAAAGGTGAATTATTTGTAACGGATGTTACATATTTGCCTTATG from Spiroplasma endosymbiont of Cantharis nigra includes the following:
- a CDS encoding IS3 family transposase, which encodes MADYILEIFNYYNHIYGYPRINIILKRFYNINVSNKLVYKYMKLLGLRSKITIKKSIKPKEIKVRNSKYPNIVNRQWNSFDKGELFVTDVTYLPYGYNKFAYLSIMKDVNTGFIVGYDISMRNDNKIYFKTLKMAEGYAKK
- a CDS encoding holo-ACP synthase, translated to MAKIGIDIIENERITLNENFLKKFLHKEEINLLNNLESNEAKLQFASGRWAAKEALTKCIEKPLKINEINIIYRNNKPIIENKEFKNIELSISHEKKYSVAVVLNL
- a CDS encoding helix-turn-helix domain-containing protein, which encodes MANFKGNKSNMVSLETKIEVAKDWAINQQSWKKLAKKHNVSYSAARKWALGYEEYGIEYLKKISSRKGQTAGIKKIDIELKNSPFKKEIMELKKKNKLLEMENEILKKFNQFLEDSEKNSN